A DNA window from Xyrauchen texanus isolate HMW12.3.18 chromosome 6, RBS_HiC_50CHRs, whole genome shotgun sequence contains the following coding sequences:
- the myadmb gene encoding myeloid-associated differentiation marker homolog, with amino-acid sequence MPVVLRSSPLLWARVAAMVFACVAFSVALYGAALTHGTGDWCIFCWSFSFVGTLLIVLVEMFGLQTRAPVSWKNFPITFACYASLLCLSASIIFPLYFLKGYAGRNEISNCRIVSTVFSCLATIAYLSEVSLSKARPGEVVGYMATAPGLLKVCETFVACIIFVFISEPVSYNQNGATKWCLAVYCICFILSAAIIVMCVGECTGCLPFSFARFLSTYALLAVGMYLSATIIWPIYKFDDKHGGHSHRPNICGSSIGLCPWDKLLAISVLSALNFILYLTDLIYSARLVFVSV; translated from the coding sequence ATGCCGGTGGTGTTACGTTCTTCGCCACTCCTGTGGGCCCGTGTAGCTGCCATGGTTTTCGCCTGTGTGGCATTCAGCGTTGCTCTGTACGGAGCAGCTCTAACCCATGGCACAGGTGACTGGTGCATCTTCTGTTGGAGTTTCAGTTTTGTTGGAACTCTTTTGATAGTCTTAGTGGAAATGTTTGGCCTGCAGACCCGGGCCCCTGTCTCCTGGAAGAACTTTCCCATCACGTTTGCCTGCTACGCCTCCCTCCTCTGCCTCTCTGCCTCCATTATATTCCCCCTGTATTTCCTTAAAGGCTACGCAGGTCGTAACGAAATTTCCAACTGCCGTATTGTGTCTACTGTCTTTTCGTGCCTGGCCACCATCGCATACTTGAGTGAAGTGAGTCTCAGTAAGGCTCGTCCAGGGGAAGTGGTCGGCTACATGGCCACAGCACCGGGGCTTCTAAAGGTGTGCGAGACCTTTGTTGCCTGCATAATATTTGTCTTCATCAGTGAGCCGGTTTCGTACAACCAGAATGGGGCGACCAAGTGGTGCCTGGCTGTCTACTGCATATGCTTCATCTTGTCAGCAGCAATCATTGTGATGTGTGTAGGCGAGTGCACAGGCTGCCTTCCCTTTTCCTTCGCCCGTTTCCTGTCCACATATGCCCTGCTGGCTGTGGGCATGTATCTGTCCGCCACTATCATCTGGCCCATTTATAAGTTTGATGATAAGCATGGAGGCCACAGCCACAGGCCCAATATCTGTGGCTCCAGCATCGGCCTGTGCCCATGGGACAAGCTACTGGCCATCTCTGTGCTCAGTGCTCTTAATTTCATTCTGTATCTAACTGATCTAATCTATTCAGCCAGGCTGGTGTTTGTTAGTGTTTAA